A stretch of Acidimicrobiales bacterium DNA encodes these proteins:
- a CDS encoding DUF87 domain-containing protein, whose protein sequence is MDTTTVDVTPGHFFLGPVEGGEDEANIIYEAADLTTHGVIVGMTGSGKTGLGMILLEEALLQGIPTLVIDPKGDMGNLLLTFPDLAPSDFRPWINEGEAERDGVTPDELAASTAELWENGLAGSGIGKDRIARLREMADFTIYTPGSTAGVALNVIGDLSAPADGADAEAMREEIDGLVQGLLNLVDVTSDPLSGREHVLLANLIHHAWDAGTDLDLAKLLAQIQDPPMRKLGVIELDTFFPPNDRTALAMKLNGLLASPSFAAWGEGIPLDIASMLEGGGKPKAAIVSIAHLSDEERQFAVTLILSKLVTWMRSQPGSPDLRALVYMDEVFGFVPPTAEPPAKRPILTILKQARAFGVGMVLSTQNPVDLDYKAISNAGTWMIGRLQTERDKARLLEGMRAAGGDADIDAIGDTIGGLGKRKFLLHTTRGGAPTTFGTRWAMSYLPGPLTRDQIGTLMADQRQAAAPAPAAAPATAAAAPAPTPAALADDESAVAPDVADNVEVAYLDPAAPWAAEIGAVAGGRRLRAALAARVRLLFDEAKGDLRHEAEWEAIVSPLGSDVDGGDFRPVDYDDRDLRPTPPDGAVYVLPDGKIHTKTFFTSAQRALKDQLYRNEALTLLRNTELKLYSRVGETEEEFAARCARAADDKADEEADELRKSMAKKEDRIRAAMSKAEDRLRELENDSKDRKRNEVLSGAIDVIGGLFGGRSSRSIMSGVRRASSSRRTSANASQRVETAKNRLAEKADELEDLAEALTDALGESQDAWDEAAEAIESYEVGLEKTDITVEDVVLVWVPTD, encoded by the coding sequence ATGGACACCACGACGGTCGATGTCACCCCCGGTCACTTCTTCCTCGGGCCCGTGGAGGGCGGCGAGGACGAGGCGAACATCATCTACGAGGCCGCCGACCTCACGACGCACGGCGTCATCGTCGGCATGACGGGATCCGGCAAGACCGGCCTCGGCATGATCCTGCTCGAGGAGGCGCTCCTCCAGGGCATCCCCACGCTCGTGATCGACCCGAAGGGCGACATGGGCAACCTGCTGCTCACGTTCCCCGATCTCGCCCCGAGCGACTTCCGGCCCTGGATCAACGAGGGCGAGGCCGAACGCGACGGCGTCACCCCCGACGAGCTCGCGGCGTCGACTGCCGAGCTGTGGGAGAACGGACTCGCCGGGTCCGGTATCGGCAAGGACCGCATCGCCCGCCTCCGCGAGATGGCGGACTTCACGATCTACACGCCCGGCTCGACGGCAGGCGTGGCGCTGAACGTGATCGGCGACCTGTCGGCCCCGGCCGACGGGGCGGACGCCGAAGCGATGCGCGAGGAGATCGACGGTCTCGTCCAGGGTCTGCTCAATCTCGTCGACGTCACGTCCGATCCGCTCTCCGGACGCGAGCACGTCCTGCTCGCGAATCTCATCCACCACGCCTGGGACGCGGGCACCGACCTCGACCTCGCCAAGCTCCTGGCCCAGATCCAGGACCCGCCGATGCGCAAGCTCGGGGTGATCGAGCTCGACACGTTCTTCCCGCCGAACGATCGCACGGCGCTGGCCATGAAGCTGAACGGCCTCCTCGCCTCTCCGTCCTTCGCCGCGTGGGGTGAGGGCATCCCGCTCGACATCGCCTCGATGCTGGAAGGCGGCGGCAAGCCGAAGGCGGCCATCGTCTCGATCGCCCATCTGTCCGACGAGGAACGCCAGTTCGCGGTCACGCTCATCCTCTCGAAGCTCGTCACCTGGATGCGCAGCCAGCCGGGCAGCCCCGACCTGCGGGCCCTGGTGTACATGGACGAGGTGTTCGGCTTCGTGCCGCCGACCGCCGAACCGCCGGCCAAGCGACCGATCCTCACGATCCTGAAGCAGGCGCGTGCCTTCGGTGTCGGCATGGTGCTGTCCACGCAGAACCCGGTCGATCTCGACTACAAGGCAATCAGCAACGCGGGCACGTGGATGATCGGCCGACTCCAGACCGAGCGGGACAAGGCCCGGCTGCTGGAAGGGATGCGCGCCGCGGGCGGCGACGCCGACATCGACGCCATCGGCGACACGATCGGCGGACTCGGCAAACGGAAGTTCCTCCTGCACACGACCCGTGGCGGCGCACCGACCACGTTCGGCACGCGCTGGGCGATGTCGTACCTGCCCGGGCCGCTCACCCGCGATCAGATCGGCACCCTGATGGCCGATCAGCGACAGGCTGCGGCCCCTGCCCCGGCCGCGGCACCAGCCACCGCGGCCGCCGCGCCCGCCCCCACGCCGGCCGCCCTCGCCGACGACGAGTCGGCCGTCGCACCGGACGTGGCGGACAATGTGGAGGTCGCGTACCTCGACCCCGCCGCCCCGTGGGCGGCCGAGATCGGCGCCGTCGCCGGTGGGCGACGCCTCCGCGCCGCGCTCGCCGCCCGGGTCCGGCTGCTCTTCGACGAAGCCAAGGGCGACCTCCGTCACGAGGCGGAGTGGGAGGCGATCGTCTCGCCCCTCGGTTCCGACGTGGACGGCGGCGACTTCCGACCCGTCGACTACGACGATCGCGATCTCCGACCGACCCCGCCCGACGGCGCCGTCTACGTGCTGCCGGACGGCAAGATCCACACGAAGACGTTCTTCACGTCGGCCCAGCGAGCACTCAAGGACCAGCTGTACCGCAACGAGGCACTCACCCTGCTGCGCAACACCGAGCTGAAGCTGTACTCACGGGTCGGCGAGACCGAGGAGGAGTTCGCGGCCCGGTGCGCTCGCGCCGCGGACGACAAGGCCGACGAGGAGGCCGACGAGCTCCGAAAGTCGATGGCGAAGAAGGAGGACCGCATCCGCGCCGCGATGTCCAAGGCCGAGGACCGGCTCCGGGAGCTGGAGAACGACTCCAAGGACCGCAAGCGCAACGAGGTCCTGAGCGGTGCCATCGACGTCATCGGCGGCCTTTTCGGCGGGCGATCCAGCCGTTCGATCATGTCCGGCGTCCGCCGGGCCAGTTCGTCGCGGCGCACGTCCGCCAACGCGTCACAGCGGGTGGAGACGGCCAAGAATCGCCTCGCCGAGAAGGCCGACGAGCTCGAGGATCTGGCGGAGGCCCTCACGGACGCCCTCGGCGAGAGTCAGGACGCGTGGGACGAGGCCGCCGAGGCCATCGAGTCCTACGAGGTGGGCCTGGAGAAGACCGACATCACGGTCGAGGACGTCGTCCTCGTGTGGGTACCCACCGACTGA
- a CDS encoding aldehyde dehydrogenase family protein, translating to MAIDVDKNWQLLINGEWVDPAAGTYDIIDPATTEVVGHAPEASVEQANDSAAAAKEALAGWRRLSREERCAHVGRLGEEIAERSPDWVDTVQAETGATIGTTENLQVGGPAVDRFRYYANPIDLDENLRPIPTAKGPLGPAGLMSAHVKRQPVGVVAAITPYNFPITNVAGKIAPALAAGCTTIIKPAPQDPLGIFLLGEAVEAAGLPPGVVNIVNGSGPEVPAALVDSRDVNMISFTGSSPVGAKIMENGGKTMKRLLMELGGKGAAVVTEDADIGQAAQAIATVWGFHSGQICTAPTRVIAHKDIYDQLVETLKTFSGFMKVGDPKERDTIIGPVITELHRNRVEEFIQTGKDAGATLVCGGERPELDGYYIAPTLLADCTPDMHVVQEEAFGPVIVVLPYEDDDHAIALANDSDYGLYSYVFSGDSMRAFALAQQIESGSVGINVIQPHMEAPFGGFKMSGVGRDRGAYGIEAYSELQAINWLG from the coding sequence ATGGCTATCGACGTCGACAAGAACTGGCAGCTGCTGATCAACGGCGAGTGGGTCGACCCTGCCGCGGGCACCTACGACATCATCGATCCGGCGACCACGGAGGTCGTCGGACACGCGCCGGAGGCGTCCGTCGAGCAGGCGAACGACAGTGCGGCAGCGGCGAAGGAGGCCCTCGCCGGCTGGCGCCGACTGTCGCGTGAAGAACGGTGCGCCCACGTCGGCCGGCTCGGCGAGGAGATCGCCGAACGGTCGCCCGACTGGGTCGACACCGTGCAGGCGGAGACCGGCGCGACGATCGGGACGACCGAGAACCTCCAGGTCGGTGGGCCCGCCGTCGACCGCTTCCGGTACTACGCGAACCCGATCGATCTCGACGAGAACCTGCGTCCGATCCCGACCGCGAAGGGACCGCTCGGCCCCGCCGGCCTGATGAGCGCCCATGTGAAGCGCCAGCCCGTCGGGGTCGTCGCGGCGATCACGCCCTACAACTTCCCGATCACGAACGTCGCGGGCAAGATCGCGCCGGCGCTCGCCGCCGGGTGCACCACGATCATCAAGCCGGCGCCACAGGACCCGTTGGGCATCTTCCTGCTCGGGGAGGCCGTCGAGGCCGCGGGCCTCCCGCCCGGCGTGGTCAACATCGTCAACGGGTCCGGCCCCGAGGTCCCCGCCGCCCTCGTCGACAGCCGCGACGTCAACATGATCAGCTTCACCGGCTCGTCGCCCGTCGGCGCCAAGATCATGGAGAACGGCGGCAAGACCATGAAGCGCCTGCTCATGGAGCTCGGCGGCAAAGGGGCCGCCGTCGTGACGGAGGACGCCGACATCGGGCAGGCCGCCCAGGCCATCGCCACGGTCTGGGGCTTCCACTCCGGGCAGATCTGCACTGCGCCGACCCGCGTCATCGCCCACAAGGACATCTACGACCAGCTCGTGGAGACGTTGAAGACGTTCTCCGGGTTCATGAAGGTGGGCGATCCGAAGGAGCGCGACACGATCATCGGTCCGGTCATCACCGAGCTCCACCGCAACCGGGTCGAGGAGTTCATCCAGACGGGCAAGGACGCCGGCGCGACGCTCGTCTGCGGCGGGGAGCGTCCCGAGCTCGACGGCTACTACATCGCCCCGACCCTGCTGGCCGACTGCACGCCGGACATGCACGTCGTGCAGGAGGAGGCCTTCGGGCCGGTCATCGTCGTGCTGCCGTACGAGGACGACGACCACGCGATCGCGTTGGCGAACGACTCCGACTACGGGCTCTACAGCTATGTGTTCTCGGGTGACTCGATGCGGGCGTTCGCCCTGGCCCAGCAGATCGAGTCCGGCAGCGTCGGCATCAACGTGATCCAGCCCCACATGGAGGCGCCGTTCGGCGGCTTCAAGATGTCCGGCGTCGGTCGGGACCGGGGCGCCTACGGCATCGAGGCCTACAGCGAACTCCAGGCCATCAACTGGCTGGGCTGA
- a CDS encoding formylglycine-generating enzyme family protein, with product MNDEPCCAPSRDGGAAPETVAYSPAGSLPAMAAVEAGSFRMGTDHGRFPADREGPVREATTADYAIALTPVTNDDFAHFVDATGLTTFAESEGWSFVFGGLLPDDFPPTRGVVGAEWWRAVEGADWRHPFGPQSDLAGLGDHPVVHVTWQEAAAYAAWVGGRLPTETEWERAARGGLDQATFAWGDELTPGGESHCNIWQGTFPTDNTLDDGWYGTSPVATYPSNGFGLHDVAGNVWEWCADDFDGRPDHKVIKGGSYLCHDSYCNRYRVGARSSNTFDTSTGNMGFRVAS from the coding sequence GTGAACGACGAACCCTGCTGCGCGCCCTCCCGCGACGGCGGTGCCGCGCCGGAAACCGTCGCGTACTCGCCGGCCGGATCGCTGCCGGCGATGGCTGCGGTCGAGGCGGGCTCGTTCCGCATGGGCACGGACCACGGCCGGTTCCCCGCGGACCGGGAGGGTCCGGTCCGCGAGGCCACCACCGCCGACTACGCAATCGCCCTCACACCCGTCACCAACGACGATTTCGCCCACTTCGTCGATGCGACCGGTCTCACGACATTCGCCGAGTCCGAGGGATGGTCGTTCGTCTTCGGCGGGCTCCTGCCGGACGACTTCCCGCCGACGCGCGGCGTGGTCGGCGCCGAATGGTGGCGGGCGGTCGAGGGGGCGGACTGGCGACACCCGTTCGGCCCGCAGAGCGACCTGGCCGGCCTCGGTGACCATCCGGTCGTCCACGTCACCTGGCAGGAGGCCGCCGCGTACGCGGCCTGGGTCGGTGGCCGGCTGCCCACCGAGACCGAGTGGGAACGAGCGGCGCGGGGCGGACTCGACCAGGCCACCTTCGCCTGGGGCGACGAGCTCACGCCGGGCGGCGAGTCACACTGCAACATCTGGCAGGGCACGTTCCCGACCGACAACACGCTCGACGACGGCTGGTACGGCACGTCGCCCGTCGCCACCTACCCGTCCAACGGCTTCGGCCTGCACGACGTCGCCGGCAACGTGTGGGAGTGGTGCGCCGACGACTTCGACGGGCGTCCGGACCACAAGGTGATCAAGGGTGGCTCCTACCTCTGCCACGACAGCTACTGCAACCGCTACCGGGTCGGCGCCCGATCGTCGAACACCTTCGACACCTCGACCGGCAACATGGGCTTCCGGGTGGCGTCGTGA
- a CDS encoding acetyl-CoA C-acetyltransferase, whose protein sequence is MPEAVIVATSRTPIGRANKGSLVDARPDDLSSFILADVMGKAGVEASDVEDVMWGIGQPGGEGGYNIARVISAMQGLDIPGVTVNRYCSSSLQTIRMASHAIKAGEGDCFVAGGVETVSRYMYGAADTGPHNETFADAEARSASRSEGGQGDWAPPEGVPDIYIAMGQTAENVVEYTGISRERQDEWGVSSQNRAEAALNRGFFEREITPYTLPDGTVVSTDDGIRAGTTLEKVSQLQPAFRPGGTVTAGNACPLNDGASAVVVMSDTKAKAMGIEPIARIVSSGVSALNPEIMGLGPIDACRQAMARAGMSIGDIDQVEINEAFAVQVIGSADELGIDLDKLNPNGGAIALGHPFGMTGSRIMTTLLNGLNDSGGTVGMESMCVGGGQGMAMIVEML, encoded by the coding sequence ATGCCAGAAGCTGTCATCGTTGCCACGTCCCGTACCCCCATCGGGCGGGCCAACAAGGGCTCGCTGGTCGACGCCCGTCCCGACGACCTGTCGTCGTTCATCCTCGCCGACGTGATGGGCAAGGCGGGGGTCGAGGCCTCCGACGTCGAAGACGTCATGTGGGGCATCGGTCAGCCCGGTGGTGAGGGCGGCTACAACATCGCCCGCGTCATCTCCGCGATGCAGGGACTCGACATCCCCGGCGTGACGGTCAACCGGTACTGCTCCTCCTCACTGCAGACGATCCGCATGGCATCGCACGCCATCAAGGCCGGCGAGGGCGACTGCTTCGTCGCCGGCGGCGTCGAGACCGTCAGCCGCTACATGTACGGCGCGGCCGACACCGGACCGCACAACGAGACCTTCGCCGACGCCGAGGCCCGCAGCGCCTCCCGCAGCGAGGGCGGCCAGGGCGACTGGGCGCCGCCGGAGGGCGTGCCCGACATCTACATCGCGATGGGTCAGACCGCCGAGAACGTCGTGGAGTACACGGGCATCAGCCGTGAGCGTCAGGACGAGTGGGGCGTCAGCTCCCAGAACCGGGCCGAAGCGGCGCTCAACCGCGGCTTCTTCGAGCGGGAGATCACGCCCTACACCCTCCCGGACGGCACCGTCGTGTCGACCGACGACGGCATCCGGGCCGGCACCACGCTCGAGAAGGTCAGCCAGCTCCAGCCGGCGTTCCGCCCCGGCGGCACGGTCACGGCCGGCAACGCCTGCCCGCTGAACGACGGCGCGTCCGCCGTGGTCGTCATGAGCGACACCAAGGCCAAGGCCATGGGCATCGAGCCGATCGCCCGCATCGTCTCCTCGGGCGTGTCCGCCCTCAACCCGGAGATCATGGGCCTCGGCCCGATCGACGCCTGCCGTCAGGCCATGGCCCGCGCCGGCATGTCCATCGGTGACATCGACCAGGTCGAGATCAACGAGGCGTTCGCCGTGCAGGTCATCGGTTCGGCCGACGAGCTCGGCATCGACCTCGACAAGCTCAACCCCAACGGCGGCGCGATCGCCCTCGGTCACCCCTTCGGCATGACCGGCAGCCGCATCATGACCACCCTGCTGAACGGCCTCAACGACTCCGGCGGCACCGTCGGTATGGAGTCCATGTGCGTCGGCGGCGGCCAGGGCATGGCCATGATCGTCGAAATGCTCTGA
- a CDS encoding alpha/beta fold hydrolase — translation MAPPVVLLHGFATSTERTWREPGWFDLLKDARRRAFGIDLLGHGDAPKPTDPADYDDLVTPVIEQFPETPADIVGYSLGARTALQIAMQYPDRVNRIVLAAVGRNLVAADDADEMANHTASRFESLITTPGNDPNALRACIGRERPRFTADELATVQAPCLIIIGSDDFAGPPEPLADALPDCQVKVLPGVDHFGLPKQFSFIDAALEFIDAVPTWD, via the coding sequence ATGGCCCCACCCGTCGTCCTCCTCCACGGCTTCGCCACATCCACCGAGCGCACGTGGCGCGAGCCCGGCTGGTTCGACCTGCTGAAGGACGCCCGCCGCCGGGCCTTCGGCATCGACCTCCTCGGCCACGGCGACGCGCCGAAGCCGACCGACCCGGCCGACTACGACGACCTCGTCACGCCGGTGATCGAGCAGTTCCCCGAGACGCCCGCCGACATCGTCGGGTACTCGCTCGGTGCCCGCACCGCCCTGCAGATCGCCATGCAGTATCCGGACCGAGTCAACCGGATCGTGCTCGCCGCGGTCGGGCGGAACCTGGTGGCCGCCGACGACGCCGACGAGATGGCCAACCACACCGCGAGCCGTTTCGAGTCCCTGATCACGACGCCGGGTAACGACCCCAATGCGTTGCGCGCCTGCATCGGTCGGGAGCGGCCCCGGTTCACCGCGGACGAACTCGCAACGGTGCAGGCCCCGTGCCTGATCATCATCGGCAGCGACGACTTCGCCGGCCCGCCCGAGCCGCTCGCCGACGCGCTCCCCGACTGTCAGGTCAAGGTCCTGCCCGGCGTCGACCACTTCGGCCTCCCCAAACAGTTCTCCTTCATCGACGCCGCCCTCGAGTTCATCGACGCCGTCCCCACCTGGGACTGA
- a CDS encoding nitroreductase/quinone reductase family protein, producing the protein MKRAMLRFFDRTNPLMIRVLTSRAHRLLSAGLCVIEYEGRRSGRRFRLPVGYHDLDGAVVVSTSIAPERNWWRNFTDGHPARLCVKGEWRDVEGRVLQPGTDEYRRWVEAIFGRGKIVSKAMGVDYDPAIGLTPEAEAFLGRESAVTLFA; encoded by the coding sequence GTGAAGCGGGCGATGCTGCGGTTCTTCGACCGGACGAATCCGCTGATGATCCGCGTCCTCACGTCGCGGGCGCACCGGCTGCTCAGCGCGGGACTCTGCGTCATCGAGTACGAGGGGCGACGGAGTGGACGCCGCTTCCGGCTCCCGGTCGGCTATCACGACCTCGACGGGGCCGTGGTCGTCTCGACGTCGATCGCGCCCGAACGGAACTGGTGGCGGAACTTCACCGACGGTCACCCCGCGCGCCTCTGTGTGAAGGGCGAGTGGCGCGACGTCGAGGGGCGGGTCCTGCAGCCCGGGACCGACGAGTACCGCCGCTGGGTCGAGGCGATCTTCGGACGCGGCAAGATCGTGAGCAAGGCGATGGGGGTCGACTACGACCCGGCCATCGGGCTCACGCCCGAAGCCGAGGCTTTCCTCGGTCGGGAGAGTGCGGTAACCCTGTTCGCGTGA
- a CDS encoding CoA transferase, producing the protein MVPPLDGLRVVEGSAFVAAPSGGMTLAQLGAEVIRFDQIGGGLDAKRWPLTADGESIYWAGLNKGKKSISVDLRSPRAREILTDLIRGAGTFLTNFPARGWMGYDTLAAERPDLVMLAVTGNRDGSTALDYTVNCALGYPYATGPVDSTEPVNHVLPAWDLVCGQTAALGILAADRHRLRTGEGSNMSVALSDVAIAAVAALGHVGEAQVNGTERQRYGNDLYGAFGAEFRTADGERIYAVGISPKQWASLLEATEATEAVAAIEAAGGYDFRDEGDRFAARAEVIAAVGPWIAANPLATVGARFDELGVCWGRYQTFTQLVEEDPRCSTESELFRDVLQPGIGTYLTPGSPIAFDERLPVEPAPAPRLGEHTDEILADDLGLSAAEIGTLHDDGIVA; encoded by the coding sequence GTGGTACCTCCGCTCGACGGGCTCCGGGTGGTCGAAGGCTCGGCGTTCGTCGCCGCGCCGTCGGGGGGGATGACGCTCGCCCAGCTCGGCGCCGAGGTCATCCGCTTCGACCAGATCGGCGGCGGTCTCGACGCCAAGCGCTGGCCGCTCACCGCCGACGGCGAGTCGATCTACTGGGCGGGGCTCAACAAGGGCAAGAAGTCGATCTCGGTCGACCTCCGATCGCCCCGGGCCCGGGAGATCCTGACCGACCTGATCCGCGGCGCGGGCACGTTCCTCACGAACTTCCCGGCGCGCGGATGGATGGGCTACGACACGCTCGCCGCCGAGCGGCCCGATCTCGTCATGCTCGCCGTCACCGGGAACCGCGACGGGTCGACCGCGCTGGACTACACGGTCAACTGTGCGCTCGGCTACCCGTACGCGACCGGGCCGGTGGACAGCACTGAGCCGGTCAACCATGTTCTGCCGGCGTGGGATCTGGTCTGCGGCCAGACGGCGGCGCTCGGCATCCTGGCCGCCGATCGGCACCGACTGCGCACGGGCGAGGGGTCGAACATGAGCGTGGCCCTCTCGGATGTCGCGATCGCGGCGGTCGCCGCCCTCGGCCACGTCGGGGAGGCCCAGGTCAACGGCACCGAGCGGCAGCGGTACGGCAACGACCTGTACGGCGCGTTCGGCGCCGAGTTCCGCACCGCCGACGGCGAGCGGATCTACGCCGTCGGCATCAGCCCCAAGCAGTGGGCGTCGTTGTTGGAGGCCACCGAGGCGACGGAGGCAGTCGCCGCGATCGAGGCGGCCGGTGGCTACGACTTCCGCGACGAGGGCGACCGGTTCGCGGCGCGAGCCGAGGTGATCGCCGCCGTCGGCCCGTGGATCGCCGCCAACCCGCTGGCGACCGTCGGTGCCCGCTTCGACGAGCTCGGGGTCTGCTGGGGGCGCTACCAGACCTTCACGCAGCTCGTGGAGGAGGACCCGCGGTGTTCCACGGAGAGTGAGCTTTTCCGCGACGTCCTCCAGCCCGGCATCGGCACGTACCTCACGCCGGGGTCACCGATCGCCTTCGACGAGCGGCTCCCCGTCGAGCCGGCGCCGGCGCCGCGCCTCGGCGAGCACACCGACGAGATCCTCGCCGACGATCTCGGCCTCAGCGCCGCCGAGATCGGCACCCTCCACGACGACGGCATCGTCGCCTAG
- a CDS encoding WhiB family transcriptional regulator, with translation MLEIIEPAETPTGPIGSTDWMDEASCAGHSDLFFAPFAERPEARVRREAAARVICQGCAGIAACQEYARSNRELGFWGGESESERAEAGFPPTTPIIGRKRVAEQRARDAMASAS, from the coding sequence GTGCTCGAGATCATCGAACCGGCGGAGACGCCGACGGGACCGATCGGATCGACGGACTGGATGGACGAAGCGTCGTGTGCCGGTCACAGCGACCTGTTCTTCGCGCCGTTCGCCGAGCGGCCCGAGGCGCGGGTGCGCCGCGAGGCCGCGGCCCGTGTGATCTGCCAGGGGTGCGCCGGCATCGCCGCGTGCCAGGAGTACGCCCGCAGCAATCGGGAGCTCGGCTTTTGGGGCGGCGAGAGCGAGTCGGAGCGGGCCGAAGCCGGCTTCCCTCCCACCACGCCGATCATCGGTCGCAAGCGGGTCGCCGAGCAGCGTGCTCGCGACGCGATGGCCAGCGCTTCCTGA
- a CDS encoding amidohydrolase family protein, protein MIDAHLHVVDAATAGPDRTGHPDGAWWEALDASPPTVAGRLAAAGVDGGVLVQAVGAHGFDNTFALESAAALGDRWRAVAAVGADDPDPAATLERAARAGATGARLFSVPLPEVSWLDADRGRVVAEQCRDLGLTPMICCLPEELPAAARLVAAVADLEFAIDHAGFVAIGGDEGELGALVAHENVVLKISTGVFDHSALDPAATVRRLLDLVGADRLAWGSDHPQIRDRDYRTLADLARASVDGLPDATRAAVLEGTTARLWFRSDPR, encoded by the coding sequence ATGATCGACGCACATCTCCATGTGGTCGACGCGGCGACCGCGGGACCGGATCGCACCGGGCACCCCGACGGCGCCTGGTGGGAGGCGCTCGACGCGTCGCCGCCGACGGTCGCGGGTCGCCTCGCCGCCGCAGGCGTGGACGGTGGGGTGCTCGTCCAGGCCGTCGGGGCCCACGGGTTCGACAACACGTTCGCGCTCGAGAGCGCGGCGGCGCTCGGCGATCGGTGGCGGGCGGTCGCCGCGGTCGGGGCCGACGACCCCGACCCCGCCGCCACCCTTGAGCGGGCCGCGCGAGCCGGCGCGACCGGGGCGCGCCTGTTCTCCGTGCCGCTCCCGGAGGTCAGCTGGCTCGACGCCGACCGGGGCCGGGTGGTCGCCGAGCAATGCCGTGACCTGGGGCTCACACCGATGATCTGCTGTCTGCCCGAGGAGCTCCCCGCCGCGGCTCGGCTCGTGGCCGCGGTGGCGGATCTGGAGTTCGCCATCGACCACGCCGGTTTCGTCGCGATCGGCGGCGACGAGGGCGAGCTGGGCGCGCTCGTCGCCCACGAGAACGTCGTGCTCAAGATCAGCACCGGTGTCTTCGACCACAGCGCGCTCGATCCGGCCGCGACCGTGCGCCGGCTCCTGGATCTCGTCGGCGCCGACCGGCTGGCCTGGGGCAGCGATCATCCGCAGATCCGCGACCGCGATTACCGCACGCTCGCTGACCTCGCCCGGGCGAGCGTCGACGGTCTGCCGGACGCGACACGGGCGGCGGTCCTCGAGGGAACCACCGCCCGTCTCTGGTTCCGTTCCGATCCGCGTTGA